From the genome of Latilactobacillus curvatus JCM 1096 = DSM 20019:
AATCAAGCTTTCTTAGCTGAAAAGATTAAGACGGCTTATCCGAACGCGCAATTAGTGGGGGAAGAAGGTGCCGGTGAGGTGCCTGATGATTGGCAACAGGGACTAACTTTTTTTATTGATCCCATTGATGGCACGATGAATTTCGTGAAGCAACGGGCAAATTTCGCCATTATGATCGGCGTTTATGAAGACGGTCAGCCGCTATTCGGGATTATTTATGATGTGATGGCCGATCAATTGTTCTGGGGCGGTCCACAGTTGGGAATATTCGAAAACGAAGCTGCCCTCAAAAATGCTGTCGACGAGCCGTTGCAAGAAGGGTTAATCTGTGTCAATACACGGATGCTGGTCACCAATGAAGCACACTTGCAAGAGGTGTTGTATCAATGTTCGGGTGTGCGGATTTACGGTAGCGCCGGTATCACTTTCGCCCATTTGTTGAAGGGGCAAGTGCAAGCTTACATCTCCAAATTAGCGCCATGGGACATTGCTGCAGGTCGGGTTTTAGCTGAGACGTTAGGTTTTCAAGTTTTACAATTTGATGGTCAACCAATTTCCATGATGCGAAAAGAAGGGATGATTATCGCGCCAAAGCAAGCAACACAAGAAATTGTCACGATTATGAATGGTTCAAATGATTAAAGATAATTAAATTTTCATGAAAAAAACTTGCGTATTTTCAAAAAAACGCTAATATATGAAGCACAGCCCATTTTTTTATGGTAAAATAATAGCTTGTATACATGAGACAAACAACACTAGTCAAGTCACTAGCGAGAGGAAGCTGAAACACTTGAAAAAAAGAGAAGACATTCGCAATATCGCAATTATCGCCCACGTTGACCACGGTAAAACAACTTTAGTTAACGAAATGTTAAAACAATCAGATACATTGGATGGTCACGCAGAAATTTCTGACCGTGCAATGGATACAAATGATATCGAAAAAGAACGTGGGATCACAATTCTTTCAAAGAATACTGCTGTTAAATATAACGGCAAACAAATCAACATCTTAGATACACCAGGACATGCCGATTTCGGTGGTGAAGTGGAACGGATCATGAAGATGGTTGATGGTGTGTTATTAGTCGTTGATGCTTTTGAAGGCACAATGCCACAAACACGTTTTGTTTTGAAGAAGGCTTTAGATCAACATTTAACACCAATCGTTGTGATTAACAAAATTGACCGCCCAGGCGCTCGTCCTGAAGAAGTCGTTGATGAAGTGCTTGAATTATTCATCGAACTTGGTGCTGATGAAGATCAACTTGAATTCCCAGTTGTGTACGCAAGTGCCATCAACGGGACATCAAGTCTTGAATCAGATTTAGATACACAAGCCCATACAATGAACCCTATCTTTGACACAATCTTAGATACAATCCCAGCACCAGTTGATAATAGTGACGAACCACTTCAATTCCAAGTGGCAATGTTAGATTATAACGACTATGTTGGCCGTATTGGGATTGGCCGCGTTTCTCGTGGGACAATCAAGATCGGTGATCAAGTTTCTGTTCTTAAACTTGACGGTTCTGCTAAGAACTTCCGCGTAACTAAGATTTTTGGTTTCATCGGTTTAGACCGTGTTGAAATCCAAGAAGCCAAAGCGGGCGATTTAATCGCTGTTTCTGGGATGGAAGATATCTATGTTGGGGAAACTGTTACACCAGTTGACCATCAAGAGGCTTTACCAATCTTACGGATTGATGAACCAACCTTACAAATGACATTTGCTGCTAATGATTCACCATTTGTTGGCCGTGAAGGTGATTTCGTTACTGGTCGTAAGATCGAAGAACGTTTACGTCACCAATTACACACTGACGTTTCACTTCGTGTTGAAGATACCGACAAAGCCGGCGCTTGGATTGTTTCAGGTCGTGGGGAATTGCATCTTTCAATCTTAGTTGAAGAAATGCGTCGTGAAGGTTTCGAATTACAATTGTCACGTCCAGAAGTTATCTATCGCGATATTGATGGCGTTACATGCGAACCTTTCGAAATGGTTCAAATCGACACACCTGACCAATATACAGGCTCAGTAATCGACTCAATGGCCCAACGTAAGGGTGAAATGCAAAACATGGAAAGTGATGCTAATAACCAAACACGGATGACTTTCTTAGCACCTTCACGTGGTTTAATCGGTTATTCAACAGAATTCTTAACGATGACTGGTGGATACGGAATTATGAACCATACCTTCGAAAAATACATGCCAGTGATTAAGAACTGGGAACCAGGCCGTCGTAACGGTGCATTAGTTTCAATCAATGCGGGTTCATCAACAACTTATAGTTTACAATCAGTTGAAGATCGTGGCCAATTATTCATCGGCGCTGGCGTTGATGTTTATGAAGGCATGATTGTTGGTCAAAACAGCCGTGATACAGATATCGCCGTAAACGTTACTAAGGGTAAAAACTTAACGAATACACGTGCTTCTGGTAAAGATCACTCAGCTGCCATCAAGACACCTAAAGAAATGTCACTTGAAGAATCAATTGAATTCTTAAACGATGACGAATACTGTGAAGTAACACCTACTTCTGTTCGTTTACGTAAGAAGATTCTTGACACAAGTATGCGTCAAAAAGCTGATAAGAAACGTAAAAAAGGTTAATCATTAAAAACCATTAGAGGTAGCCGCTTGGCTACCTTTTTTTGTGCATAAATATGGTATAATAACGAACAGAGTATGCTTTTTAATAACGAATAGGTAGGCGTAAATTATGATTGAACAAAAAACAACAGCTTATCTCACTTTAGAAGCGGATGCGCTACGCATTGAGCAACTATTGCGTGCTCAAATTGATGCGCTTTGTATGAGTCAATGTCCAATTATTGAAGAGGTAATTGATACCCAATTATTTGGTTTCTCGCGCGAGGTTGATTTTGCAAAACGGA
Proteins encoded in this window:
- a CDS encoding inositol monophosphatase family protein, whose translation is MEQEALYRLSRSLQKWILEAAAYTRTQIKQPLTVSTKSGPNDLVTNVDCANQAFLAEKIKTAYPNAQLVGEEGAGEVPDDWQQGLTFFIDPIDGTMNFVKQRANFAIMIGVYEDGQPLFGIIYDVMADQLFWGGPQLGIFENEAALKNAVDEPLQEGLICVNTRMLVTNEAHLQEVLYQCSGVRIYGSAGITFAHLLKGQVQAYISKLAPWDIAAGRVLAETLGFQVLQFDGQPISMMRKEGMIIAPKQATQEIVTIMNGSND
- the typA gene encoding translational GTPase TypA, with product MKKREDIRNIAIIAHVDHGKTTLVNEMLKQSDTLDGHAEISDRAMDTNDIEKERGITILSKNTAVKYNGKQINILDTPGHADFGGEVERIMKMVDGVLLVVDAFEGTMPQTRFVLKKALDQHLTPIVVINKIDRPGARPEEVVDEVLELFIELGADEDQLEFPVVYASAINGTSSLESDLDTQAHTMNPIFDTILDTIPAPVDNSDEPLQFQVAMLDYNDYVGRIGIGRVSRGTIKIGDQVSVLKLDGSAKNFRVTKIFGFIGLDRVEIQEAKAGDLIAVSGMEDIYVGETVTPVDHQEALPILRIDEPTLQMTFAANDSPFVGREGDFVTGRKIEERLRHQLHTDVSLRVEDTDKAGAWIVSGRGELHLSILVEEMRREGFELQLSRPEVIYRDIDGVTCEPFEMVQIDTPDQYTGSVIDSMAQRKGEMQNMESDANNQTRMTFLAPSRGLIGYSTEFLTMTGGYGIMNHTFEKYMPVIKNWEPGRRNGALVSINAGSSTTYSLQSVEDRGQLFIGAGVDVYEGMIVGQNSRDTDIAVNVTKGKNLTNTRASGKDHSAAIKTPKEMSLEESIEFLNDDEYCEVTPTSVRLRKKILDTSMRQKADKKRKKG
- a CDS encoding DUF1507 family protein, coding for MIEQKTTAYLTLEADALRIEQLLRAQIDALCMSQCPIIEEVIDTQLFGFSREVDFAKRMQLISAPQGATLMRELEERVNQIGMQVGQGQAEYERNRN